The DNA sequence CATATCTCTACTACACTGTCGTATACTTCAGATGTACTATATCTCTACTACACTATCAGATGTACTATATCTCTACTACACTATCAGATGTACTATATCTCTACTACACTGTCAGATGTACCATATCTCTACTACACTATCAGATGTACTATATCTCTACTACACTATCAGATGTACTATATCTCTACTACACTATCAGATGTACTATATCTCTACTACACTATCAGATGTACCACATCTCTACTACACTATCAGATGTACTATATCTCTACTACACTATCAGATGTACTATATCTCTACTACACTGTCAGATGTACTATATCTCTACTACACTATCAGATGTACTATATCTCTACTACACTGTCAGATGTACTATATCTCTACTACACTATCAGATGTACTATATCTCTACTACACTGTCAGGTGTACCATATCTCTACTACACTGTCGTATACAAAGTGAGAGAAACAGTCCTCCTTATCCTTATCGTTCTGTAAGATACGTTACTTTTTGACCTCTTCTTGCTAATGTGTTGCCGTTTCAGTCGAGCCCATATTTCTCAAGACATTTTCATTTAAAttgatcctttatttaactaggcaagtcagttaagaacaatatatttttttttacaatgacggcctacaaccggccaaacccggacaacactgggccaattgttcgccaccctatgggactcccaatcacggcccggttgtgatacagtctggaatcgaaccagggtgcctgtattgacacctctagcactgagacggcTGCAACACTCGGGAGCCATGAATGGCTAATACACCATAGATTAAAACCAACCGGTACCAAACCAACCAGTACCAAACCAACCGGGACCAAACCAACCAGTACCAAACCAACCAGTACCAAACCAACCGGTACCAAACCAACCAGTACCAAACCAACCGGTACCAAACCAAACCAACCGGTACCAAACCAAACCAACCGGTACCAAACCAAACCAACCAGTACCAAACCAACCAGTACCAAACCAACCGGTACCAAACCAAACCAACCGGTACCAAACCAACCGGTACCAAACCAAACCAACCGGTACCAAACCAAACCAACCGGTACCAAACCAACCAGTACCAAACCAACCGGTACCAAACCAACCGGTACCAAACCAACCAGTACCAAACCAACCGGTACCAAACCAACCAGTACCAAACCAACCAGTACCAAACCAACCGGGACCAAACCAACCGGTACCAAACCAACCAGTACCAAACCAACCAGTACCAAACCAACCGGTACCAAACCAACTGGTACCAAACCAACCGATACCAAACCATCCAGGCCCAAACCAACCAGTACCAAACCAACCGGTACCAAACCAACCGGTACCCAACAAACCCTCAGCCCTGTACAACTACCAAAAGCCACCAGAACTTTCCAACAACAGCCCTGTGACATCTCCATGACAATGGGCAGAAAGGGAGAGAACTTCCTGTCAACACAGGTCATGTGACAGGAAGTGCAGGAAGCAATCATGGAACACTGGGCTGGGCTGAGCTACATAGAGACAGGCTGAAACAATGGTTCCAGAACAGTTTGATGCTGAGGGACCCTCCTACTGTCAATGGTTCCAGAACAGTTTGATGCTGAGGGACCCTCCTACTGTCAATGATTCCAGAACAGTTTGATGCTGAGGGACCCTCCTACTGTCAATGATTCCAGAACAGTTTGATGCTGAGGGACCCTCCTACTGTCAATGGTTCCAGAACAGTTTGATGCTGAGGGACCCTCCTACTGTCAATGGTTCCAGAACAGTTTGATGCTGAGGGACCCTCCTACTGTCAATGGTTCCAGAACAGTTTGATGCTGAGGGACCCTCCTACTGTCAATGGTTCCAGAACAGTTTGATGCTGAGGGACCCTCCTACTGTCAATGGTTCCAGAACAGTTTGATGCTGAAGGAACCTCCTACTGTCAATGATTCCAGAACAGTTTAATGCTGAGGGACCCTCCTACTGTCAATGGTTCCAGAACAGTTTGATGCTGAGGGACCCTCCTACTGTCAATGGTTCCAGAACAGTTTGATGCTGAGGGACCCTCCTACTGTCAATGGTTCCAGAACAGTTTGATGCTGAGGGACCCTCCTACTGTCAATGATTCCAGAACAGTTTGATGCTGAGGGACCCTCCTACTGTCAATGGTTCCAGAACAAGAACACTGACAGAGGCAGACTACAGCACGTTCAGTAGTAACACCTTATTTATGTGTATAACACATTAATGCAGTTATAATGCATCGTAAGACTGTCATAAGCATGTTCCCCACCTTGAGTGAGCCGGGTGAGGAGCTGATGGCGAACGATGATGCGTGTGAGACGGAGGGCGGAGCGTCGTTGGGGGGAGTGGCCAAGCCTCAGGTAGATGTCCTGTCCATCAGGGGTCATGAACTCCAGACACGCCCTTTCACTACCACTTTCTCCGCCACTGTCATGGTCagttgtcctctccctctccatgtctctgtctctctcctcccagtccctctccctgtctctgtcccccttctccatgtctctgtctctctcctccctgtccctctccctgtcccccttctccctctccatgtctctgtctctctcctccctgtccctctccctgtctctgtcccccttctccatgtctctgtctctctcctccctgtctctctccctctccttgtctctctccctctccctgtctctctcctccctctccctgtctctctccttctccttgtctctctccctctccctgtctctctcctccctctccctgtctctctcctccctgtctctctccctctccttgtctctctccctctccctgtctctctcctccctctccctgtctctctccttctccctgtctctgtctctctcctcactctccctgtctctgtccatctctctgtctctgttaatgtcgttctccctgcctctgtctctgtccatctccctgtctctgtctctgtccatcttcctgtctctgccactctctctgtctctgtctccatcacctctcccactctctctatctctgtccatctccttgtctctgtctccatcacctctcccactctctctgtctctgtccatctccctgtctctgccactctctctgtctctgtctctgtctctatcacctctcaaactctctctgtctctgtccatcgccctctctctgtctccatcacctctcccactctctctgtctctgtctccatcacctctcccactctctctgtctctgtccatctccttgtctctgtctccatcacctctcccactctctctgtctctgtccatctccttgtctctatcacctctgccactctctctgtctctgtctctgtctctgtctccatcacctctgccactctctctatctctgtccatctccttgtctctatcacctctgccactctctctgtctctgtctctgtctccatcacctctgccactctctctatctctgtccatctccttgtctctgtctccatcacctctgccactctctctatctctgtccatctccttgtctctgtctccatcacctctgccactctctctgtctctgtccatctccttgtctctgtctccatcacctctcccactctctctgtctctgtctccatcacctctcccactctctctatctctgtccatctccttgtctctgtctccatcacctctcccactctctctatctctgtccatctccttgtctctgtctccatcacctctgccactttctctgtctctgtctctgtctccatcacctctcccactctctctgtctctgtctccatcacctctgccactctctctatctctgtccatcTCCTTTTTGCTGTCTCCATcacctctgccactctctctgtctctgtctctgtctccatcacctctcccactctctctatctctgtccatctccttgtctctatcacctctcccactctctctgtctctgtccatctccctgtctctgccactctctctgtctctgtctctgtctctgtctccatcacctctcccactctctctatctctgtccatctccttgtctctgtctccatcacctctcccactctctctatctctgtccatctccttgtctctgtctccatcacctctcccactctctctgtctctgtctctgtctccatcacctctgccactctctctatctctgtccatctccttgtctctatcacctctcccactctctctgtctctgtccatctccttgtctctgtctccatcacctctcccactctctctgtctctgtctctgtctctgtctccatcacctctgccactctctctgtctctgtccatctccttgtccctgtctccatcacctctcccactctctctgtctctgtctctgtctccatcacctctgccactctctctgtctctgtccatctccttgtccctgtctccatcacctctcccactctctctgtctctgtctctgtctccatcacctctgccactctctctgtctctgtccatctccttgtctctgtctccatcacctctgccactctctctatctctgtccatctccttgtctctgtctccatcacctctcccactctctctgtctctgtctccatcacctctgccactctctctatctctgtccatctctttgtctctgtctccatcacctctcccactctctctgtctctgtctccatcacctctgccactctctctatctctgcacatctccttgtctctgtctccatcacctctcccactctctctgtctctgtctccatcaccTCTGCCactttctctatctctgtccatctccttgtctctgtctccatcacctctcccactctctctgtctctgtctccatcacctctgccactctctctatctctgtccatctccttgtctctgtctccatcacctctcccactctctctgtctctgtctccatcacctctcccactctctctatctctgtccatctccctgtctctgtctctatcacctctcccactctctctgtctctgtccatctccctgtctctgtctctatcacctctgccactctctctgtctctgtctctatcacctctgccactctctctgtctctgtctctatcacctctgccactctccctgtctctgtttctatcacctctgccactctctctgtctctgtctctatcacctctaccactctctctgtctctgtccatctccctgtctctgtctctgtcacctctgccactctccctgtctctgtccatctccctgtctctatcacctctcccactctctctgtctctatcacctctgccactctctctgtctctgtctctatcacctctcccactctctctgtctctatcacctctcccactctctctgtctctatcacctctgccactctttctgtctctgtctctatcacctctcccactctctctgtctctatcacctctgccactctctctgtctctgtctctatcacctctcccactctctctgtctctatcacctctgccactctctctgtctctatcacctctgccactctctctgtctctgtctctatcacctctaccactctctctgtctctgtctctgtccatctccctgtctctgtccatctccctgtctctgtccatctccctgtctctatcacctctgccactctctctgtctctgtctctgtcacctctgccactctccctgtctctgtccatctccctgtctctatcacctctgccactctctctgtctctgtctctgtcacctctgccactctccctgtctctgtccatctccctgtctctatcacctctcccactctctctgtctctatcacctctgccactctctctgtctctgtctctatcacctctcccactttctctgtctctatcacctctcccactctctctgtctctatcacctctgccactctctctgtctctgtctctatcacctctgccactctctgtctctatcacctctgccactctctctgtctctatcacctctgccactctctctgtctctatcacctctgccactctctctgtctctgtcacctctcccactctctctgtctctatcacctctgccactctctctgtctctgtcacctctgccactctctcggtctctgtccaTATCTATGTCCTTCCCACTGTCACTGATCACACAGTCTCCAATATATAATAAGATACGCTCTACAGATATGATGACTCTACCGATAACAATCCAAACACGGACGGGCTAAATGTTCCTAAAGTACAACACCAGGAAAATGCACTGACATTACACAACCAGTGTAAAATCAAAACAATGTCCTTCTTTCTGATCCTTTCTCTGTTAGTATCTCTATCaatctatctctgtgtctctatacatctatcaattcaagggctttattggcatgggaaaaatatgttaacattgcctaAGCAAgagaggtagataatatacaaaagtgaaataaacaaaaaaactaaacagtaaacattaaaaaagttccaaaataataaatacattacaaatgtaatattatgtatatatacagtctaTCTATCAATCTATCTCTGTGTCTAAATATGTCTATCTATCCCTGTATCTCAATCCTCCTGTCAGTGGATCTGTCTCCCACTCACCACATGATGTCCTGACAGTCTGAGAGGAACCCAAATGACTTCATCTCTCTGCAACACACAACCACCAGTATATAGCAGACCCTccctctgtctaactctctctctctctctctctctctctctctctctctctctctctctctctctctcttcaattcaagggctttattggcatgggaaacatgtgttaacattgccaaagcaagtcaacatacaaagtgaatatataaagtgaaaaacaacaaaattaacctctctctctctctctctctctctcagatcaaACACATTCAATGCTCCTTGATACCTCttataccccccacacacacacacacaccactttgtTCCACCTGACactcagcaaacacacacacagagttctcCTCAGAGGCAACTCTTATCAAACCTTCCTCCTTCTTACCATTTCCTCCTTCCTCTACTCACAGCCAATGTATAACAGCCAATGGCAGGAGAGATTGGGAACACTGCCCAGCTGCCTGAACCTGAGCCAAAAACCTCTACTTTACTACTGTATGGTATtacaggggagtgtgtgtgtgtgtgtgtgtgtgtgtgtgtgtgtgtgtgtgtgtgtgtgtgtgtgtgtgtgtgtgtgtgtgtgtgtgtgtgtgtgtgtgtgtgtgtgtgtgtgtgtgtgtgtgtgtgtgtgtgtgtgtgtgtgtgtgtgtgtgtgtgtgtgtgtgtgtgtgtgtgtgtgtgtgtgtgatataataATATGAGGAACAAGGGATGGGCCTGCTGGAAAAAACATCATCCTAAAGACCTtccagagggaaggaaaagctgGAAAAACACTagtttgagagagacagagagagagagagagagagagagagagagagagagagagagagagagagagagagagagagagagagagagagagagaggtagagagagagagcagatgagagagagagagagagagagagagagagagagagagagagagagagagagagagaggcagaggagaagagagaaagagagagatgagagagagagagaggagagagagagacagagagataaagagagagagagataaagataaagagagagaggagagagagaagagagagagagagagagagagggagagagagagaggggcagaggagagagagagagagagagaggagaggagagagagacagaggagagagagagagacagaggagagagagataaagagaggagagagataaagagagagagataaagaggagagagagagagagataaagagagagagagaaagagagagagagagagagagagagagagagagagagagagagagagagagataaagagagagagagagagagagagaggagagagagagagagaggagagagagagagagagaggagagagagaggcagaggagagagagacagagagagagagagagacagaggagagagagagagagagagaggagagagagagagagagagagagagagagagagagagagagagagagagagagagagagagagagagagagagagagagagagagagagagagagagagagagagagagagagaggcaaggagagagagagagacagaggagagagagacaaggagagagagagagagagaggaagagagagagagagagagaggagagagagagacagagagagagagagacagaggagagagagagacagaggagagagagataaagagataaagagagagagagagagagagagagagagagagagagagagagagagagagagagagagagagagagaggcaaggagagagagagagacagagagagagagagaaagagagaaagagagagagagagagagagagagagagagagagagagagagagaggcagaggagagagagagagagagagagagagagagacagaggagagagagagagagagagagagagagagacagaggagagagagagagagacagagagagagatagagagagagagagagagagagaggagagagagagagagagagagagagagagagagagacagagagagagagagagagagagagagagagagacagaggagagagagagacagaggacagaggagagagagagacagaggagaggagagagagacagagagagagacagaggagagacagagagaggagagagagagacagagagagagagagagagagagagaggagagagagagaagagagaagagagagagagagagagagagagagagaggagagagagagagaggagagagagagagagagagagagagagaggcagaggagagagaaaaagagagagagagagagagagagagagacagaggagagagagagagacagaggacagaggagagagagaggcagaggagagagagaggacagagagagagagacagaggagagagagagacagaggagagagagagagagagagagacagaggagagagagacagaggagagagagagacagaggagagagagagacagaggagagagagagacagaggagagagagacagaggagagagaggttctgctatacaaattgatggaaagtggtgttagggggaaaaacatacgacattattatccatgtacacaaacaactgGTTTAAAATTGGCAGAAAACACACATTTACTTCCACAGATCCTGACAGACCTGGTTCCTGACAGACCTGGTTCCTGACAGACCTGGTTCCTGGCAGACCTGGTTCCTGACAGACCTGGTTCCTGACAGACCTGGTTCCTGTCAGACCTGGTtcctgacagacctgggtccTGACAGACCTGGTTCCTGTCAGACCTGGTtcctgacagacctgggtccTGACAGACCTGGTTCCTGTCAGACCTGGTTCCTGTCAGACCTGGTTCCTGTCAGACCTGGTTCCTGACAGACCTGGTTCCTGACAGACCTGGTTCCTGACAGACCTGGGTcatgacagtaaatctcagtaagaccaaaataatggtgttccaaacaaggtccagtcaccaggaccacaaatacaaattccatctagacactgttgccccagAGCACACAAagaactatacatacctcggcctaaacatcagcgccacaggtaacttccacaaagctgtgaacaatctgagagacaaggcaaaaagggccttctatgccgtcaaaaggaacataaaattcgacataccaattacgatctggctaaaaatactggCTAAAAATGATTGAATTAattatagagcccattgcccttcatggttgtgaggtctgaggtccgctcaccaaccaagaattcacaaaatgggacaaaccaAATTGAGATTCCCCATGCAGAATCACCAAATAATGAATGCAGAATCACCAAATAatgaatgcagagcagaattaggctgatacccgTTAATTATCAaaagctgttaaattctacaaccacctaaaaggaagcgattcccaaaccttccataacaaagccatcaccaacagagagatgaacctggagaagagtcccctaagcaagctggtcctggggctctgttcacaaacacaaacagaccccacagagccccaggacagcaacacaattagacccaatgaaatcatgagaaaacaaaaagataattactttacacattggacagaattaacaaaaaaacagagcaaactagaatgctatttggccctaaacagagagtacacaatggcagaatacctgaccactgtgactgacccaaaattaaggaaagctttgactatgtacagactcagtgagcatagccttgctattgagaaaggccgccgtaggcagacatggctctcaagagaagacaggctatgtaaactgagatgcacttcctaacctcctgcccaatgtatgaccatattagagagacatatttccctcagattacacagacccacaaggaATTGAAAACAAACCCCATTTTGATCaactctcatatctactgggtgaaataccacagtgtgcatcacagcagcaagatttgtgacctgttgccacaaaaaaaagaacaaacatcattgtattgtttatttcacctttgttaacgatctatttcacttgcttagacaatgttaacatatgtttcccatgccaataaattaAATTGAAACTGAAATGtaattgagtgagagagagagagagagagagagagagagagagagagagagagggacagagaaggacagggagagaggatagagggagagagaaggacaggggaggatagagggagagagaaagacaggggaggatagagggagagagaaggacagggaggatagagggacagagaaggacaggggaggatagaggggacagagaaggacagggggaggatagagggagagagaaggacagggggaggatagagggacaggaaggacagggaggatagagggagggagagaggggacagggggaggatagagggagagagagagaggacaggggaggatagagggagagagaggacaggggaggatagagggacagagaaggacagggggatagagggagagaaggacaggggaggatagagggagagagaaggacagggggaggatagagggacagagaaggacaggggaggatagagggacagagaaggacagggggaggatagagggacagagaaggacaggggaggatagagggagagagaaggacagggggaggatagagggagagagaaggacagggggaggatagagggagagagaaggacagggggaggatagagggacagagaaggacagggggaggatagagggacagagaaggacagggggaggatagagggagagagaaggacaggggaggatagagggacagagaaggacagggggaggatagagggagagagaaggacagggggaggatagagggagagagaaggacagggggAATTGCATATGAAAGTAGGTCAGAGCAAAGTCagtctcaggtgtgtgtgtgtgtgtgtgtgtgtgtgtgtgtgtgtgtgtgtgtgtgtgtgtgtgtgtgtgtgtgtgtgtgtgtgtgtgtgcgtgcgtgtgcgtgcgtgtgtgtgtgtgtgtgtctgggtacCTCAAAACCTACATAAACCAAGTCCAGTACCTCTAGGAATTCAGCCAACAATCTCTTTCGTTcgtgagagacagatgagagactgATGTGAGACTGGGTACCATTGTCTGCCCTCTGGTGGCAATTAGGCCACGTTGAATACAAGCTCAAGTGTCACcttttattagtcgtatgtagAGGACACACATGATACACCTCGTCCAATGAAATGCTCCTtctggacaatgcaacaacaataagaactAATGAAGGATAAGACtacgaacataaagtaaatgttTCGGTAGAATAGAATACACATTGTAGCATCAGTGTAATACAGGAAGGTGCAATTTATAGttcaatatttacacatgtttatTATATTTACACGTGTTtattatatttacacatgtttattatatttacacatgtttatTATATTTACACGTGTTTATTATATTTACACGTGTTTATTATATTTACACGTGTTtattatatttacacatgtttattatatttacacatgtttatTATATTTACACATGTATCAGGAAAGGGGGTTGGGAGGAGGTGGTTCAATTCGGCATTATTAACAATAGTAAATAACAGTCTGGTAGCAACAATTGTGATGTGTGTAgcatgagggtgtgtgtgtgtgtgtgtgtgtgtgtgtgtgtgtgtgtgtgtgtgtgtgtgtgtgtgtgtgtgtgtgtgtgtgtgtgtgtgtgtgtgtgtgtgtatccttcgATCATGTTGTAGTAGTATAGTGTTGAATactagtaaatactacagtattatccgcaaagaacacactgtattaaatactacagtaatgtccgcaaaaacactacatatttttttaactatagtaaatactacagtattgaATTAgcatataccctgcccattccccCTCCCCCATATACCAATTTCTGCCACCCATAAGTGAAAactacatgccaagtatagaggttactgtgttctctacagtCTATAGAACAGAGCATAAGTGCTGAACAATCTGTTCTGCCCGCCCACCTGCTATATTTGAGTACTTATCCAGTAGGTTCCTGAAGGACAAAAGCtccacttctatgtcaaagatatTACAACTAGAACGCTACAGTAAATACCAGGGGGTGGAACCAGTAAATACCAGGGGGAGGAGCCAGTAAATACCAGGGGGTGGAGCCAGTAAATACCAGGGGGTGGAACCAGTAAATACCAGGGGGTGGAGCCAGTAAATACCAGGGGGTGGAACCAGTAAATACCAGG is a window from the Oncorhynchus keta strain PuntledgeMale-10-30-2019 chromosome 6, Oket_V2, whole genome shotgun sequence genome containing:
- the LOC127930655 gene encoding golgin subfamily A member 6-like protein 22 isoform X2, with product METETERVGEVMETETRRWTEIERVAEVMETETERVGEVMETETRRWTEIEKVAEVMETETERVGEVMETETRRCAEIERVAEVMETETERVGEVMETETKRWTEIERVAEVMETETERVGEVMETETRRWTEIERVAEVMETETRRWTETERVAEVMETETETERVGEVMETGTRRWTETERVAEVMETETETERVGEVMETGTRRWTETERVAEVMETETETETERVGEVMETETRRWTETERVGEVIETRRWTEIERVAEVMETETETERVGEVMETETRRWTEIERVGEVMETETRRWTEIERVGEVMETETETETERVAETGRWTETERVGEVIETRRWTEIERVGEVMETETETERVAEVMETAKRRWTEIERVAEVMETETERVGEVMETETETEKVAEVMETETRRWTEIERVGEVMETETRRWTEIERVGEVMETETERVGEVMETETRRWTETERVAEVMETETRRWTEIERVAEVMETETRRWTEIERVAEVMETETETERVAEVIETRRWTEIERVAEVMETETETETERVAEVIETRRWTETERVGEVMETETRRWTETERVGEVMETETERVGEVMETERGRWTETERV
- the LOC127930655 gene encoding golgin subfamily A member 6-like protein 22 isoform X15, with the translated sequence METETERVGEVMETETRRWTEIERVAEVMETETERVGEVMETETRRWTEIEKVAEVMETETERVGEVMETETRRCAEIERVAEVMETETERVGEVMETETKRWTEIERVAEVMETETERVGEVMETETRRWTEIERVAEVMETETRRWTETERVAEVMETETETERVGEVMETGTRRWTETERVAEVMETETETERVGEVMETGTRRWTETERVAEVMETETETETERVGEVMETETRRWTETERVGEVMETETRRWTETERVAEVMETETRRWTEIERVAEVMETETRRWTEIERVAEVMETETETERVAEVIETRRWTEIERVAEVMETETETETERVAEVIETRRWTETERVGEVMETETRRWTETERVGEVMETETERVGEVMETERGRWTETERV
- the LOC127930655 gene encoding golgin subfamily A member 6-like protein 22 isoform X1 gives rise to the protein METETERVGEVMETETRRWTEIERVAEVMETETERVGEVMETETRRWTEIEKVAEVMETETERVGEVMETETRRCAEIERVAEVMETETERVGEVMETETKRWTEIERVAEVMETETERVGEVMETETRRWTETERVAEVMETETETERVGEVMETGTRRWTETERVAEVMETETETERVGEVMETGTRRWTETERVAEVMETETETETERVGEVMETETRRWTETERVGEVIETRRWTEIERVAEVMETETETERVGEVMETETRRWTEIERVGEVMETETRRWTEIERVGEVMETETETETERVAETGRWTETERVGEVIETRRWTEIERVGEVMETETETERVAEVMETAKRRWTEIERVAEVMETETERVGEVMETETETEKVAEVMETETRRWTEIERVGEVMETETRRWTEIERVGEVMETETERVGEVMETETRRWTETERVAEVMETETRRWTEIERVAEVMETETRRWTEIERVAEVMETETETERVAEVIETRRWTEIERVAEVMETETETETERVAEVIETRRWTETERVGEVMETETRRWTETERVGEVMETETERVGEVMETERGRWTETERV
- the LOC127930655 gene encoding golgin subfamily A member 6-like protein 22 isoform X11 — protein: METETERVGEVMETETRRWTEIERVAEVMETETERVGEVMETETRRWTEIEKVAEVMETETERVGEVMETETRRWTETERVAEVMETETETETERVGEVMETETRRWTETERVGEVIETRRWTEIERVAEVMETETETERVGEVMETETRRWTEIERVGEVMETETRRWTEIERVGEVMETETETETERVAETGRWTETERVGEVIETRRWTEIERVGEVMETETETERVAEVMETAKRRWTEIERVAEVMETETERVGEVMETETETEKVAEVMETETRRWTEIERVGEVMETETRRWTEIERVGEVMETETERVGEVMETETRRWTETERVAEVMETETRRWTEIERVAEVMETETRRWTEIERVAEVMETETETERVAEVIETRRWTEIERVAEVMETETETETERVAEVIETRRWTETERVGEVMETETRRWTETERVGEVMETETERVGEVMETERGRWTETERV